A part of Natronorubrum sediminis genomic DNA contains:
- a CDS encoding ribose-phosphate diphosphokinase: MTTIVSGSTSQSLAAALARDLEEPLAAVEYNRFPDGEVLASVPNFDDDRAIVVASTVSSDAHLEVLQLQDAVREAGASEVVTVLPYMGYGRQDTAFEAGHPISARAVARAISTGADRVLTVNPHEEAVCDFFEPTATAVDAAGRLADPLPEDLANPVFLSPDAGAIDLAKTVRDTYGDGDTDYFEKTRHSGTEVEITPSDVDVAGRDVVVTDDIIATGSTMSEAVAVLQERDVGNVFVTCVHPLLARDAVTKLSRAGVSAIYGTDTIERQTSTVSVAPAIAAKL; encoded by the coding sequence ATGACGACCATCGTCAGCGGATCCACGTCCCAGTCGTTGGCCGCTGCACTCGCACGCGACCTCGAGGAACCGCTCGCCGCCGTCGAGTACAACCGATTTCCGGACGGCGAAGTACTCGCCTCCGTTCCGAACTTCGACGACGACCGCGCCATCGTCGTCGCCTCGACGGTCTCGAGCGACGCACACCTCGAAGTGCTCCAGTTACAGGACGCCGTCCGCGAAGCCGGCGCGTCCGAGGTCGTGACGGTCTTGCCGTACATGGGCTACGGCCGACAGGACACCGCGTTCGAGGCGGGCCACCCCATCTCCGCACGGGCCGTCGCTCGCGCGATTTCGACCGGCGCGGATCGCGTCCTGACCGTCAACCCCCACGAGGAGGCGGTGTGTGACTTTTTCGAGCCGACGGCGACGGCCGTCGACGCGGCGGGACGACTGGCCGATCCGCTCCCTGAGGACCTCGCGAACCCGGTCTTTCTCTCGCCCGACGCGGGTGCGATCGATCTCGCCAAAACCGTTCGTGACACCTACGGTGACGGCGACACCGACTACTTCGAAAAGACGCGACACTCGGGCACCGAGGTCGAAATCACGCCGAGCGACGTGGACGTCGCGGGCCGCGACGTGGTCGTCACCGACGACATCATCGCCACCGGCTCGACTATGAGCGAAGCCGTCGCCGTCTTACAGGAACGAGACGTGGGCAACGTCTTCGTCACCTGCGTCCACCCGTTGCTCGCTCGAGACGCCGTTACCAAGCTCTCTCGAGCAGGCGTTTCGGCAATCTACGGAACCGACACGATCGAACGCCAGACGAGTACCGTCTCGGTTGCGCCGGCGATTGCAGCGAAACTCTAA
- a CDS encoding polysaccharide deacetylase family protein: protein MSNATVCFSYHFDAVSTWLWSYDSWDAPTRHSRGVFGAEIAAHRLLDLHDAYDVDSTWCIPGHTIESFPEICAEVADRGHGVQHHGWTHRGPSTYESREAEKADIERGIDAIYDLTGEKPTGYASPAWDFSEHTLEILLELGFEWDSSKMASDFKPHYVYDDWNAPEDGPYDRGEPTDIVELPASWQRDDFPALTYTWSQPHRMGYVSEDSLFRRWYDQFDWMVEHVNGGVFVLTLHPQVIGQAHRLSRLEDLLEYMSSTSGVEFETMDAAASAFRAEHPDPESFRDEYFFSHRS from the coding sequence ATGTCGAACGCCACCGTGTGCTTCTCGTATCACTTCGACGCCGTCTCGACGTGGCTCTGGTCGTACGACTCCTGGGACGCGCCCACGAGACACTCTCGGGGGGTCTTCGGGGCCGAAATCGCAGCCCACCGACTGCTCGACCTCCACGACGCCTACGACGTCGACTCTACGTGGTGCATTCCGGGACACACCATCGAGAGTTTCCCGGAGATTTGCGCCGAGGTCGCCGACCGCGGCCACGGCGTTCAACACCACGGCTGGACCCATCGCGGTCCCTCGACCTACGAGAGTCGGGAAGCCGAGAAGGCCGATATCGAGCGCGGAATCGACGCGATATACGACCTCACCGGCGAGAAACCGACCGGCTACGCCTCGCCAGCCTGGGACTTCTCCGAGCACACGCTCGAGATTCTCCTCGAACTGGGCTTCGAGTGGGACTCGAGCAAGATGGCGTCGGACTTCAAACCGCACTACGTCTACGACGACTGGAACGCGCCGGAAGACGGCCCATACGACCGGGGCGAGCCAACGGACATCGTCGAACTCCCCGCCTCGTGGCAGCGAGACGACTTTCCGGCGCTGACGTACACGTGGTCACAGCCCCACCGAATGGGTTACGTGAGCGAAGACTCGCTCTTCAGGCGGTGGTACGACCAGTTCGACTGGATGGTCGAGCACGTCAACGGCGGCGTCTTCGTCCTGACGTTGCACCCGCAGGTGATCGGGCAGGCCCACCGGCTCTCGCGTCTCGAGGATCTCCTCGAGTACATGTCGTCGACGTCCGGCGTCGAGTTCGAGACGATGGACGCCGCGGCGAGTGCGTTCCGCGCCGAACATCCGGACCCCGAGTCGTTCCGCGACGAGTACTTCTTCTCTCATCGCTCGTGA
- a CDS encoding heme NO-binding domain-containing protein, translating into MHGIVHKTLKEYAIDRTDEETWETILERADLEPTLYLPVSSYEDHEIQAILSAITSMASQDRRQIERDFGRALAPELLSTFNAHVRTDDFIAFLAALESIRGDVDEATTDASLPSLTTTRESTDDVHLAYRTHREPAYCGLAQGVLEGLADEFDAEVTIVKTACVHDDESACRYQLTR; encoded by the coding sequence ATGCACGGAATCGTCCACAAGACGCTCAAGGAGTACGCCATCGACCGCACCGACGAAGAGACCTGGGAGACGATTCTCGAGCGCGCGGATCTCGAGCCGACGCTGTATCTTCCGGTCTCCTCGTACGAGGATCACGAAATACAGGCTATTCTCTCGGCCATCACGTCGATGGCGAGCCAGGACCGCCGCCAGATCGAACGCGACTTCGGCCGAGCGCTTGCCCCCGAACTGCTCTCGACGTTCAACGCGCACGTTCGCACCGACGACTTCATCGCGTTCCTCGCCGCCCTCGAGTCGATTCGAGGGGACGTCGACGAGGCGACGACCGACGCCTCGCTCCCGTCGCTCACCACGACTCGCGAGTCCACAGACGACGTTCACCTCGCCTATCGAACGCACCGCGAGCCGGCGTACTGCGGACTGGCTCAGGGTGTACTCGAGGGACTCGCCGATGAGTTCGACGCCGAGGTGACGATCGTGAAAACGGCGTGCGTCCACGACGACGAGTCGGCCTGTCGCTACCAGCTCACGCGGTGA
- the ileS gene encoding isoleucine--tRNA ligase, with amino-acid sequence MSRFGEVDDQYDPDALEGRVFDYWDDVDAYQQTVDHRADGETYFFVDGPPYTSGSAHMGTTWNKSLKDVYIRFLRMQGYDVTDRPGYDMHGLPIETRVEEQLGFENKKDIEEYGEENFIEACKEYADEQLEGLQSDFQDFGVWMDWDDPYRTVEPEYMEAAWWGFSNAADRDLVEKGHRSISQCPRCETAIANNEVEYEDVEDPSIYVKFDLTGRDGSLVIWTTTPWTIPANTFVAVDEDGEYVGVEATSDGETELLYVAEPKVEDVLQKGRYDDYEIVEELTGEDLLGWSYEHPMAERVPDHPDHDGACEVYAADYVDTHGDGTGLVHSAPGHGEEDFERGSDLEFPIFCPVGSDGVYTAEGGEYEGEFVRDANEGIIADLEADGSLLASETISHSYGHCWRCDTGIIQIVTDQWFITITDIKDELLENIEDSEWHPEWARDNRFRDFVEEAPDWNVSRQRYWGIPLPVWTPADGDDTDRIVISDREELVERVDQDIDIDTVDLHKDTVDDLTITEDGTTYTRVPDVFDVWLDSSVASWGTLDYPSDDSRFDELWPADLILEAHDQTRGWFWSQLGMGTAALGESPYEQVLMHGHALMPDGRAMSKSKDILVDPHEAIDRHGRDVMRLFLLSNNPQGDDMRFSWDGMQTMEDNLRTLWNVFRFPLPYMRLDGFDPQETELANLEDDLELVDEWVLARLQSTKAEMTEHLEEFRQDRAVNALLEFVVEDVSRFYVQAVRERMWEEEDSASKEAAYATIYRVLRESVVLLAPYAPFISEEIYGTLTDDSAHPTVHMEDWPTVESAFEDEQLEEDVAILRGIEEAGANARQQAGRKLRWPVPRVVVAADDQRVVDAVSRHTDLLEDRLNAREIELVSPEDRWGELDYSAEADMSELGPAFGGRAGEVMNALNEARIDEPSLEELEDAVSGVLEDDETIEESMVSFVTQTPDDIAGTAFGLNGDDRGVVYVDASLTDDIESEGYAREVIRRVQEMRKDLELDVEERIALELSIDDDRVASLVDERMALVREEVRADELGDLEVDAGARKAWDVDGVTMEIALEPLASAEASD; translated from the coding sequence ATGAGCAGGTTCGGCGAGGTCGACGACCAGTACGATCCCGACGCCCTCGAGGGGCGAGTGTTCGACTACTGGGACGACGTCGACGCCTATCAGCAGACGGTCGATCACCGGGCAGACGGTGAAACGTACTTCTTCGTCGACGGCCCGCCGTACACGTCGGGGTCGGCGCACATGGGGACGACGTGGAACAAGTCCCTGAAGGACGTGTACATTCGCTTCCTCCGGATGCAGGGCTACGACGTAACGGATCGACCCGGCTACGACATGCACGGGTTGCCGATCGAAACCCGTGTCGAGGAGCAACTGGGCTTCGAGAACAAGAAAGACATCGAAGAGTACGGCGAGGAGAACTTCATCGAGGCCTGCAAGGAGTACGCCGACGAGCAACTCGAGGGCCTCCAGTCCGACTTTCAGGATTTCGGCGTCTGGATGGACTGGGACGACCCGTACCGAACGGTCGAACCGGAGTACATGGAAGCCGCGTGGTGGGGCTTTTCGAACGCCGCGGATCGCGACTTGGTCGAGAAAGGACATCGCTCGATTTCCCAGTGTCCGCGCTGTGAGACGGCGATCGCGAACAACGAAGTCGAGTACGAAGACGTCGAGGATCCCTCGATCTACGTCAAATTCGACCTCACGGGCCGAGACGGCTCGCTCGTCATCTGGACGACGACGCCGTGGACGATCCCCGCGAACACGTTCGTCGCCGTCGACGAGGACGGCGAGTACGTCGGCGTCGAAGCAACGAGCGACGGCGAGACGGAGTTGCTGTACGTCGCCGAGCCGAAAGTCGAAGACGTCCTGCAGAAAGGGCGCTACGACGACTACGAGATCGTTGAGGAGCTGACCGGCGAAGACTTACTCGGCTGGTCCTACGAGCACCCGATGGCCGAGCGCGTTCCGGACCACCCGGACCACGACGGCGCGTGTGAAGTCTACGCGGCCGACTACGTCGACACTCACGGCGACGGCACCGGACTCGTCCACTCCGCACCCGGCCACGGTGAGGAAGACTTCGAGCGCGGGAGCGACCTCGAGTTCCCGATCTTCTGTCCCGTCGGCAGCGACGGGGTTTACACCGCCGAAGGAGGCGAGTACGAGGGCGAGTTCGTCCGCGACGCCAACGAGGGGATCATCGCCGATCTCGAGGCCGACGGCTCCTTGCTCGCCTCGGAGACGATCTCTCACAGCTACGGCCACTGTTGGCGCTGTGATACGGGCATCATCCAGATCGTCACCGACCAGTGGTTCATCACGATCACGGATATCAAAGACGAGCTGCTCGAGAACATCGAGGACAGCGAGTGGCACCCCGAGTGGGCCCGCGACAACCGCTTCCGTGACTTCGTTGAGGAGGCACCCGACTGGAACGTCTCCCGCCAGCGTTACTGGGGCATTCCGCTCCCGGTCTGGACGCCAGCGGACGGTGACGATACGGATCGAATCGTCATCAGCGACCGCGAAGAACTCGTCGAGCGCGTCGATCAGGATATCGACATCGACACGGTCGACCTCCACAAGGACACCGTCGACGATCTGACGATCACCGAAGACGGAACGACCTACACGCGCGTTCCCGACGTGTTCGACGTCTGGCTCGACTCCTCGGTCGCCTCGTGGGGCACCCTCGACTATCCCTCGGACGACAGCCGATTCGACGAGCTTTGGCCCGCGGATCTCATCCTCGAGGCTCACGACCAGACGCGGGGCTGGTTCTGGTCCCAACTCGGTATGGGAACGGCCGCCCTCGGCGAGAGTCCCTACGAACAGGTCCTGATGCACGGCCACGCGCTCATGCCAGACGGCCGCGCGATGAGCAAGTCCAAGGACATTCTCGTCGACCCACACGAGGCCATCGACCGCCACGGCCGCGACGTAATGCGGCTGTTCTTGCTCTCGAACAACCCGCAGGGCGACGATATGCGCTTCTCGTGGGACGGCATGCAGACGATGGAGGACAACCTCCGGACGCTCTGGAACGTCTTCCGGTTCCCGCTGCCGTACATGCGTCTCGACGGCTTCGATCCACAGGAAACCGAACTGGCGAACCTCGAGGACGACCTCGAGTTGGTCGACGAGTGGGTGCTCGCCCGCCTGCAGTCGACGAAAGCCGAGATGACCGAGCACCTCGAGGAGTTCCGACAGGACCGTGCAGTCAATGCTCTCCTCGAGTTCGTCGTCGAGGACGTCTCCCGATTCTACGTGCAGGCCGTCCGCGAACGCATGTGGGAGGAAGAAGACAGCGCATCCAAGGAGGCCGCCTACGCGACGATTTACCGCGTCCTGCGAGAAAGCGTCGTCCTGCTCGCCCCCTACGCGCCGTTCATCAGCGAGGAAATCTACGGCACGCTCACCGACGACTCGGCTCATCCGACGGTTCACATGGAAGACTGGCCGACCGTCGAGTCGGCCTTCGAAGACGAGCAACTCGAGGAAGACGTCGCTATCCTCCGCGGGATCGAGGAAGCCGGCGCGAACGCCCGCCAGCAGGCCGGACGAAAGCTTCGCTGGCCGGTTCCACGCGTCGTCGTCGCGGCCGACGACCAGCGCGTCGTCGACGCCGTTTCCCGTCACACCGACTTGCTCGAGGATCGGCTCAACGCCCGCGAGATCGAACTCGTCTCGCCGGAAGATCGCTGGGGCGAACTCGACTACAGCGCCGAGGCCGATATGAGCGAACTCGGGCCAGCCTTCGGTGGCCGCGCCGGCGAAGTCATGAACGCGCTCAACGAGGCCCGGATCGACGAACCGTCCCTCGAGGAACTCGAGGACGCCGTCTCCGGCGTGCTCGAGGACGACGAGACGATCGAGGAGTCGATGGTGTCGTTCGTCACGCAGACGCCAGACGACATCGCCGGCACCGCATTCGGCCTGAACGGCGACGACCGCGGCGTCGTCTACGTCGACGCCTCGTTGACCGACGACATCGAGAGCGAGGGCTACGCTCGAGAGGTCATCCGCCGCGTCCAGGAGATGCGAAAGGATCTCGAACTCGACGTCGAGGAGCGAATCGCGCTGGAACTCTCGATCGACGACGACCGCGTCGCGAGCCTCGTCGACGAACGGATGGCCCTCGTCCGCGAGGAAGTCCGCGCCGACGAACTCGGTGACCTCGAGGTCGACGCCGGCGCTCGCAAAGCGTGGGATGTCGACGGTGTGACGATGGAGATTGCACTCGAGCCGTTAGCGTCTGCTGAGGCGTCCGATTAG
- a CDS encoding uracil-DNA glycosylase — MRNVIEPNCERCPALAEHRECISWGTGPLDADVLVVGEAPGAGIPDADTWRGGNWTGKAYTSRHSGRRIRRIVDQVGYGDDAYYTNAVKCFPADPDDPSSNREPTPEERTNCRTHLVTEVETLEPTVVLATGKHATASVLAAEERELDGFLKTVLEPVRCSRLETWLVPILHPSYQDVWIGRLGYEPAEYLEAIRSTLEELCDGAP; from the coding sequence ATGCGGAACGTGATCGAACCGAACTGCGAGCGCTGCCCGGCCCTCGCCGAACACCGCGAGTGTATCTCGTGGGGAACCGGCCCGCTCGACGCCGACGTGCTCGTCGTCGGCGAAGCACCGGGAGCCGGGATTCCCGACGCCGACACCTGGCGAGGCGGCAACTGGACCGGCAAGGCCTACACCTCGAGACACTCCGGCCGGCGCATTCGGCGAATCGTCGACCAGGTCGGCTACGGCGACGACGCCTACTACACCAACGCCGTCAAGTGCTTCCCCGCCGATCCGGACGATCCCTCGAGCAACCGCGAGCCGACGCCCGAGGAACGCACGAACTGCCGAACGCACCTCGTGACCGAAGTCGAGACGCTCGAGCCGACCGTCGTTTTGGCCACCGGAAAGCACGCGACGGCGTCCGTCCTCGCGGCCGAAGAGCGGGAACTGGACGGCTTCCTCAAGACCGTCCTCGAGCCCGTTCGCTGTTCCCGTCTCGAGACCTGGCTCGTCCCGATTCTCCACCCGTCCTATCAGGACGTCTGGATCGGCCGACTCGGCTATGAGCCGGCGGAGTACCTCGAGGCGATTCGGTCGACGCTCGAGGAGTTGTGTGACGGCGCTCCATAG